The Vitis riparia cultivar Riparia Gloire de Montpellier isolate 1030 chromosome 10, EGFV_Vit.rip_1.0, whole genome shotgun sequence genome includes a region encoding these proteins:
- the LOC117923144 gene encoding uncharacterized protein LOC117923144 yields MPRAPREERSDSTRFSSKRQRDRRSQLSGAIRARLGPQEPGRPRPPIPTTWGVHHDPTVTPMPQNIFPHRDPLVTPMVQNVPPHQAIRHVGRNLPNEPPIGSISKRLDDMLSTPFCPHIIHYEPPRGFLVPKFSAYDGSNDPFDHIMHYRQLMTLDIGNDQLLCKVFPASLQGQALSWFHRLPPNSIDNFRDLSEAFVGQYLCSARHKQNISTLQNIKMQDNKSLREFVKRFGQVVLQVEAYSMDVVIQIFKRSICPGTPFFESLTKKPPTTMDDLFRRSSKYAMLEDDVQAATQQVLVAGQASRGGAKEVSNFRISQGRPIEGMSDSGALGTDPSKRDHSKKCAFHKEHGHTTEECRCLHYLVERLIKAGHLKQYLRSDAGGRDASRNHNSGAPTAPAAPKAIISYINGGPSDEEHDSKRKKQRLLRKALVRERINSIRPGITGGGPSPYRWDNHFPTSRPHPDTAAAPRRPHSILRDWKF; encoded by the exons ATGCCTCGAGCTCCCCGTGAGGAAAGGTCAGACTCCACTCGTTTCTCATCTAAGAGACAACGTGATAGAAGATCCCAGTTGTCGGGCGCGATTCGTGCGAGACTGGGCCCCCAGGAGCCTGGCAGGCCAAGGCCGCCAATACCCACCACATGGGGTGTGCATCATGATCCTACGGTCACCCCTATGCCACAGAACATTTTCCCACACCGTGACCCCTTGGTCACCCCTATGGTGCAGAACGTTCCCCCGCACCAAGCGATACGACATGTTGGGAGAAATCTCCCAAACGAGCCACCCATTGGCTCCATCAGCAAAAgactggatgacatgctctccacgcctttctgTCCTCATATCATTCATTACGAGCCACCGAGGGGATTCCTCGTACCAAAATTCTCTGCATACGATGGGTCCAACGACCCcttcgaccatatcatgcattatcgacAGCTCATGACTCTCGATATAGGCAACGATCAGCTGCTATGCAAAGTATTCCCCGCCAGCCTGCAAGGGCAAGCTCTCTCATGGTTCCATCGCCTACCTCCCAACTCTATTGATAATTTCAGAGACCTATCGGAGGCCTTCGTGGGACAATACTTATGCTCCGCTCGACATAAGCAGAATATCAGCActttgcaaaacataaaaatgcaagATAACAAATCCTTAAGGGAGTTCGTGAAACGGTTCGGTCAGGTCGTATTACAGGTAGAGGCTTATAGCATGGACGTTGTCATACAGATCTTCAAGCGAAGCATCTGTCCAGGCACTCCATTTTTTGAATCGCTCACTAAAAAGCCTCCTACGACGATGGACGACTTATTCCGACGCTCAAGCAAATACGCAATGCTCGAAGATGACGTACAAGCAGCCACCCAGCAAGTCCTGGTTGCCGGACAGGCATCCAGAGGGGGCGCCAAAGAAGTGTCAAACTTCCGGATCAGCCAAGGCCGTCCGATCGAAG GCATGTCCGACTCAGGTGCCCTTGGAACGGACCCATCCAAACGTGATCATAGTAAAAAATGCGCCTTCCATAAGGAGCATGGTCACACAACGGAGGAATGCAGATGCCTCCATTATTTGGTCGAAAGGCTCATAAAGGCGGGACATTTGAAGCAGTACCTCCGCTCAGATGCCGGAGGAAGAGACGCTTCTCGAAATCACAACTCTGGAGCCCCCACGGCTCCGGCCGCCCCCAAGGCCATCATAAGCTATATTAATGGAGGTCCATCGGATGAGGAGCATGACTCCAAGCGAAAGAAACAGAGATTGTTACGGAAAGCATTAGTGCGCGAACGTATCAATTCCATCCGGCCTGGGATAACTGGGGGGGGACCCTCGCCCTATAGATGGGACAATCATTTTCCCACCAGTAGACCCCACCCGGATACTGCAGCCGCACCGCGACGCCCTCATTCTATTcttagagattggaaattttGA